In one window of Musa acuminata AAA Group cultivar baxijiao chromosome BXJ3-2, Cavendish_Baxijiao_AAA, whole genome shotgun sequence DNA:
- the LOC108952199 gene encoding uncharacterized protein LOC108952199 isoform X2 — protein sequence MRSSEVFHFHGRKNAISDPEGGNTLPGRKRSHPESVYSGLIDRAFPLSSGSPESPCLIKMFGKEIVSERPDKARDDEIMLSMHRPPRPTSLVLHPPLSSRPDSLSSKLEQSLSRSPGRLLHASCFSKATISSSYVNKDASAVATVISQSSIDEGSRTNIKASGVVSISNPVSMVCEKISTEFLPRPKASHATESETSNAVRRSKAASPGRQMTIFYSGQAHVFDSVHPNKADVILALAGSNGVSWSTTYHSRSSDQSIVNEAKTREEARTSNLPISVQGDMTHQIAEIPPPSDHSAIRSGGKDVGDEGCA from the exons ATGAGAAGTTCTGAGGTTTTTCACTTTCATGGTAGGAAGAATGCCATTTCAGACCCCGAAGGAGGTAATACATTGCCAGGAAGAAAGAGGAGCCATCCTGAATCAGTATATTCAGGTTTGATAGATCGAGCATTTCCCCTGAGCTCAGGCTCCCCTGAAAGCCCATGCTTGATTAAG ATGTTTGGAAAAGAAATAGTTAGTGAGCGCCCGGATAAAGCTcgtgatgatgaaattatgttgTCTATGCATCGACCACCAAGGCCAACTTCTCTTGTGTTGCATCCTCCCCTTAGTAGCAGACCTGATTCTCTTAGTTCCAAGTTAGAACAATCATTGTCCAGAAGTCCTGGACGGTTACTACATGCTTCATGCTTTTCGAAAGCTACAATTTCTTCTTCATATGTGAACAAAGATGCGAGTGCGGTTGCGACAGTTATTTCACAATCTTCCATAGATGAAGGTTCTCGAACAAACATCAAAGCTTCTGGAGTTGTAAGTATCAGCAACCCCGTTAGCATGGTTTGTGAGAAAATATCAACCGAATTCTTGCCTAGACCTAAGGCTTCTCATGCTACAGAATCAGAAACTTCTAATGCTGTAAG GCGATCTAAGGCAGCGTCTCCTGGACGTCAGATGACCATATTCTACTCTGGCCAAGCACATGTTTTTGACAGTGTCCATCCAAATAAG GCAGATGTAATACTGGCTTTAGCTGGATCAAACGGCGTATCATGGTCGACCACTTACCACTCCAGATCTAGTGATCAGTCGATCGTGAATGAAGCTAAAACACGAGAGGAAGCGCGGACGAGCAATTTGCCAATATCTGTACAAGGGGATATGACTCACCAAATTGCAGAGATACCACCTCCGAGTGATCATTCTGCCATTAGATCTG GTGGAAAGGATGTGGGTGACGAAGGGTGCGCTTGA